Proteins from a genomic interval of Treponema brennaborense DSM 12168:
- a CDS encoding endo-1,3-alpha-glucanase family glycosylhydrolase — MKIGKSPAGFVAVVSAAVLTVVFAACTSSIGPKQTEPADFSAQIAAARASLQIFPPAVREEKEPLVLVHYMPWFQAPPVSDGYGFHWHQGGGVFDPFETDQDGKAKIASHYYPLTGPYDTRDTSVLEYQAALMKMSGVDGVIFDWYGIEDALDYKEIQESTLAMIAVIKKAGLKFAVCYEDQSIGKMIEAAALAKADAQAAGKKVFSWMQQNWFSDDAYVTYEGRPLVLCFGPQFYKDKAQWDDLFSVMEVRPYFIGLDNHSEGWTDGSYDWPPMWASSSGKLSFARLVKYLNEFYAKQNAKPYLVATAFPGFHDIYREAGNGFSYGYLEYADGETFKLTMDAALQANPDVIQIGTWNDYGEGTIIEPTIERGYRELECIQDVKRRFNPAFGWGYGDLRMPIELYRILAADSDPDGRKPYARAAVDALFAGDAAAYKEALRAGNIKASLDVKPVLRSVTQGAGGASGSGTPVFDTAGRKNLALGAPVVVSSRIYDFTGNKAVDGDLLTYWEGAAKQYPATVTVDLIASRQLSAAVLKLNPKRIWNKRTQTFAVETSDDGTAFTELLPAVEYVFDPAVNENTAVVTLNVKARYVRFVFTANTAANAGQIAELEIYGE, encoded by the coding sequence ATGAAAATTGGAAAGAGTCCGGCGGGGTTTGTCGCGGTCGTTTCAGCTGCCGTTCTGACGGTGGTGTTCGCTGCGTGTACGAGTTCAATCGGACCGAAACAGACGGAACCGGCTGATTTTTCAGCACAGATAGCGGCTGCCCGGGCGTCTTTACAGATATTTCCTCCGGCCGTGCGTGAAGAAAAAGAACCTTTGGTGCTCGTGCATTACATGCCCTGGTTTCAGGCACCGCCGGTTTCGGACGGATACGGTTTTCACTGGCATCAGGGCGGCGGCGTGTTCGATCCGTTTGAAACGGATCAGGACGGCAAGGCCAAAATAGCCTCCCATTATTATCCGCTGACGGGACCCTACGATACGCGCGATACGTCCGTACTTGAATATCAGGCCGCGCTGATGAAAATGAGCGGCGTGGACGGCGTGATTTTCGACTGGTACGGAATCGAGGACGCGCTCGACTATAAGGAAATTCAGGAATCGACGCTTGCAATGATTGCGGTGATCAAAAAAGCGGGGCTCAAATTCGCGGTTTGTTATGAAGATCAGAGCATCGGCAAAATGATAGAAGCCGCGGCGCTTGCAAAAGCCGACGCGCAGGCCGCCGGAAAGAAAGTGTTCTCCTGGATGCAGCAGAATTGGTTTTCCGACGACGCGTACGTTACGTATGAAGGCCGCCCGCTGGTGCTGTGCTTTGGCCCGCAGTTTTATAAGGATAAAGCGCAGTGGGACGATCTTTTTTCGGTTATGGAAGTGCGGCCGTATTTTATCGGTTTGGATAATCATAGTGAAGGCTGGACCGACGGTTCGTACGACTGGCCGCCGATGTGGGCTTCTTCCAGCGGAAAATTGTCGTTTGCCCGGCTGGTAAAATATCTGAACGAATTTTACGCCAAACAGAACGCCAAACCGTATCTGGTTGCGACGGCGTTTCCGGGCTTTCACGATATTTACCGGGAAGCAGGCAACGGATTTTCTTACGGATATCTTGAGTATGCGGATGGGGAAACGTTCAAGCTGACGATGGACGCCGCGCTGCAGGCGAATCCGGACGTTATTCAAATCGGAACCTGGAACGATTACGGCGAGGGCACGATTATTGAACCGACGATTGAGCGGGGATACCGTGAATTGGAATGCATTCAGGACGTAAAGCGGCGGTTCAATCCGGCGTTCGGCTGGGGATACGGCGATTTGCGTATGCCGATTGAACTTTACCGGATTTTGGCAGCCGATTCCGACCCGGACGGCCGCAAACCGTACGCCCGTGCCGCGGTAGACGCGCTGTTTGCCGGTGATGCGGCGGCGTATAAAGAAGCGCTGCGCGCCGGAAACATAAAAGCGTCGCTCGACGTAAAACCGGTGCTGCGTTCGGTTACGCAAGGTGCCGGCGGCGCTTCCGGTTCGGGAACGCCGGTATTCGACACGGCGGGCCGTAAGAACCTTGCGCTTGGAGCGCCGGTGGTCGTGTCGAGCCGTATCTACGATTTTACCGGCAATAAAGCCGTTGACGGCGATCTGCTGACTTATTGGGAGGGCGCGGCTAAACAGTATCCGGCGACGGTTACCGTTGATTTGATAGCAAGCCGGCAGCTTTCCGCGGCAGTGCTGAAATTGAATCCCAAGCGCATTTGGAACAAGCGGACGCAGACGTTTGCCGTTGAAACGAGCGACGACGGCACGGCTTTTACCGAATTGCTGCCGGCAGTGGAGTACGTGTTTGATCCGGCGGTAAACGAAAATACTGCGGTCGTTACGTTGAACGTTAAAGCTCGGTACGTGCGGTTCGTGTTTACGGCCAATACGGCGGCAAACGCCGGCCAAATTGCGGAGTTGGAAATTTACGGAGAATAA
- a CDS encoding ABC transporter substrate-binding protein, protein MRKTMVTVCALFVCAAGLLFAGGKGDASSGKTTLKLGLWPEETLTGDIKLHEGYLQKFKETHPDIAVSPLYYKYATDTFVSLAESGQLPTVFETWFTEPQKLIDGEFVKDITAELKARGWIEKMNPSIANLLSKNGKIYGVPRDAYALGLMLNVDLFRKAGLVDANGVPKYPKTWDELAQTAKIIKDKTGAAGLCLLAKDNAGGWHFSNIAWGFGAEFEKFDKSGKCIAQLNTPEVAAAVQYVKDLKWKYDVLTPDPTNEDWGTGFRALGTGTAAMYIAAQDAVNMPTQVNGLDVNDLSIVPVPAGPKGQYSLMGGTPYMFAANATSAEINAALDYLVIMGKSPEVTDESVAGMKADAANRYNEGIPVIPPFPAWTDKALLTARDAAEKPYRNVDMALFNDYYAKTTETTNLKSEEPILAQDLYAELTKVLQAVLTDKNANVQTLLNTAQKNFQSILDTQYNK, encoded by the coding sequence ATGAGAAAAACTATGGTAACAGTCTGCGCGCTGTTCGTTTGCGCGGCAGGTTTGCTGTTCGCCGGTGGTAAAGGGGACGCGTCTTCTGGTAAGACGACGCTCAAATTGGGACTGTGGCCTGAGGAAACGCTGACCGGAGATATCAAGCTGCATGAAGGTTATTTGCAGAAATTCAAGGAAACGCATCCGGACATAGCCGTTTCACCGCTGTATTACAAGTACGCGACGGATACGTTCGTTTCACTGGCGGAATCGGGACAGCTGCCGACCGTTTTTGAAACCTGGTTTACCGAACCGCAGAAACTGATCGACGGCGAATTCGTCAAAGATATTACCGCCGAATTGAAGGCGCGCGGCTGGATTGAAAAAATGAATCCGTCCATTGCCAATCTGCTTTCAAAGAACGGTAAAATATACGGAGTGCCCCGCGACGCGTATGCGCTCGGTCTGATGCTGAACGTTGATCTGTTCAGAAAAGCCGGTTTAGTCGACGCAAACGGAGTGCCCAAGTATCCGAAGACATGGGACGAACTTGCACAGACCGCGAAAATCATCAAAGACAAAACGGGTGCCGCGGGCCTTTGTCTGCTGGCAAAAGATAACGCGGGCGGCTGGCATTTTTCAAATATTGCCTGGGGATTCGGCGCTGAATTCGAGAAATTCGACAAGAGCGGTAAATGCATCGCTCAACTCAATACTCCCGAAGTAGCCGCTGCGGTTCAATACGTAAAAGATCTGAAATGGAAGTACGACGTTTTGACTCCCGACCCGACGAACGAAGACTGGGGTACCGGTTTCCGCGCTTTGGGTACCGGCACTGCGGCCATGTATATTGCCGCTCAGGACGCCGTTAATATGCCTACACAGGTAAACGGCCTTGACGTTAACGACCTGTCCATCGTTCCGGTTCCCGCCGGTCCCAAAGGACAGTATTCGCTGATGGGCGGTACGCCGTATATGTTCGCCGCGAACGCGACGTCTGCCGAAATCAATGCCGCGCTGGATTATCTGGTTATCATGGGTAAATCGCCGGAAGTAACCGACGAATCCGTTGCAGGTATGAAAGCCGACGCTGCCAACCGTTACAACGAGGGAATTCCGGTCATTCCGCCGTTCCCCGCTTGGACTGATAAAGCGCTGCTTACTGCCCGCGACGCGGCCGAAAAACCGTACCGCAACGTAGACATGGCGCTGTTCAACGACTATTACGCCAAAACGACGGAAACGACGAATTTGAAGTCGGAAGAACCGATTCTTGCACAGGATTTGTACGCCGAATTGACGAAAGTGCTGCAGGCAGTTCTGACCGATAAAAATGCGAACGTGCAGACGCTGCTGAATACCGCGCAAAAGAATTTCCAGTCGATTCTTGATACGCAGTATAATAAGTAA
- a CDS encoding carbohydrate ABC transporter permease, which translates to MKNFIRKNLPGWLLLLPGVILFAFFVWIPLLESVKISLYSAKGMRLIAFVGLKNYRDVFMHPDFWPAMRNTFLYTLWSLVIGFAVPIVMGLFISELVRGKSALKIGVYLPNIVPGMAMVLMWSFIFRPGATGVLNILLGKLGFQPQMWLSNPKWTIPLIVVALTWKGAGATALLYVAGLQGIDPELYEAAMIDGAGIWKRLRYVTLPGLYNLIRMLFILQIISVFQILYEPLVMTNGGPNNASISIMQLVYRYAFEKYDYPKASSVSVIICIVLVILTAVYTKLNKKQEA; encoded by the coding sequence ATGAAAAATTTTATACGAAAAAATCTTCCGGGGTGGCTGCTGCTGCTGCCCGGTGTCATTTTGTTTGCCTTTTTTGTGTGGATACCGCTGCTTGAATCCGTGAAGATTTCCCTGTATTCGGCAAAAGGAATGCGTTTGATTGCGTTCGTCGGACTTAAAAACTACCGCGACGTATTCATGCATCCGGATTTTTGGCCGGCGATGCGCAATACGTTTCTTTATACATTGTGGTCGCTGGTGATCGGTTTCGCCGTTCCTATCGTTATGGGACTTTTTATCAGCGAACTTGTCCGCGGAAAATCGGCGCTTAAAATAGGTGTGTATCTGCCCAATATCGTGCCCGGCATGGCGATGGTACTCATGTGGAGTTTCATTTTCCGCCCCGGAGCGACGGGCGTGCTCAATATTCTGCTGGGAAAACTGGGCTTTCAGCCGCAGATGTGGCTTTCCAATCCGAAATGGACGATACCGCTCATCGTCGTCGCGCTGACCTGGAAAGGTGCGGGCGCAACTGCGCTGCTGTACGTAGCCGGACTGCAGGGGATTGATCCCGAACTGTACGAAGCGGCCATGATAGACGGCGCCGGTATTTGGAAGCGGCTGCGGTACGTAACGCTTCCGGGGCTGTACAATCTGATTCGGATGCTGTTCATTTTGCAGATCATTTCGGTATTCCAAATATTGTACGAACCGCTCGTCATGACGAACGGGGGGCCGAACAACGCGTCGATTTCGATCATGCAGCTGGTGTACCGGTATGCGTTTGAAAAATACGATTATCCGAAAGCATCATCCGTCTCCGTGATTATTTGTATCGTGCTGGTCATACTGACCGCCGTGTATACGAAGTTGAACAAAAAGCAGGAAGCGTAA
- a CDS encoding carbohydrate ABC transporter permease — protein MLKNKSSCRAGGIIRGTDLSRMSVRIWYVAMCCGAALFFIVGVLPLIWTVLSGFKSIKELTGQTSLLPASFNFDTFAKTWKDLKFSKYYVNSGITVLGAVACAVGFNALFAFGLSRVRPAGYKVLNALVMWGLLIPATTSIVPLFLNINKVHMQGTFIPLWLCMGANAYYVVLFKNFFDSIPQSMIEAAKIDGASDLFVFSKIIVPLSHAIVMVVVLYAVNAAWSDFLLPYLVLNNTGKETVMVRLFTMVRGQKVNDVEMLRAIVFAITPPVILFFIFQKQITQVSIQSGIKG, from the coding sequence ATGTTGAAAAATAAATCATCTTGCCGTGCCGGCGGTATTATCCGCGGTACGGATCTAAGCCGCATGTCCGTCCGAATTTGGTACGTCGCTATGTGCTGCGGTGCGGCGTTGTTTTTTATCGTCGGCGTACTGCCGCTGATTTGGACTGTTTTGTCGGGATTCAAATCGATTAAGGAGTTGACGGGACAGACGTCTTTACTGCCCGCCTCATTTAATTTCGATACGTTTGCAAAAACCTGGAAAGACCTGAAATTTTCAAAATATTACGTGAACTCCGGTATCACGGTTTTAGGAGCGGTGGCATGCGCCGTCGGATTCAACGCGCTGTTCGCGTTCGGGCTGTCGCGCGTCAGACCGGCCGGCTATAAAGTGCTGAACGCGCTGGTCATGTGGGGACTGCTTATTCCCGCAACGACGAGTATCGTTCCGCTGTTTTTGAATATCAACAAAGTTCATATGCAGGGAACGTTTATTCCGTTGTGGCTGTGCATGGGTGCGAACGCGTATTACGTCGTTCTGTTCAAGAATTTTTTCGATTCCATTCCGCAGTCGATGATTGAAGCGGCAAAGATAGACGGCGCTTCCGACCTGTTCGTTTTCAGCAAGATAATCGTGCCCCTCAGTCACGCGATCGTTATGGTCGTCGTGCTGTACGCGGTAAACGCGGCCTGGTCCGACTTCCTGCTGCCGTATTTGGTACTGAACAATACGGGCAAGGAAACGGTTATGGTGCGTCTGTTCACGATGGTTCGCGGTCAAAAGGTGAACGACGTTGAAATGCTGCGGGCAATCGTATTCGCAATCACGCCGCCGGTCATATTGTTTTTCATTTTTCAAAAACAGATTACGCAGGTGTCGATTCAATCCGGCATCAAAGGATAA
- a CDS encoding glycoside hydrolase family 65 protein, producing MGKIADRYFKLDPWKIIEEGWSAARNLVSESVFSLGNEYMGVRGYFEESTTAPSLQGSYFNGVYEEAPVKDTAYKGIITKTHFMVNAADWLYTRISYEGEQFDMNTSTVKNFRRVLDMKVGTLSRELDWITRGGKTLHLSFLRFLDMEESEQGFQRIGVTPAGCSGTVRIVCGIDFNAIHAGRKTCFWTEIRHAFFDSAAAVLARTLTTGQRVFSGFSWYSNRDVAAEPLNRDKFAALVFDVPLIDGEESFIEKKVLNVVEKNPAANAESADTAVWESSVSKLKELRKRLFSDAAAQTERWWRQMWENFDIKITGDEPNQQGIRFCIFQMQQTYHGQNPANNIGAKGLTGEAYNGHAFWDTETCCLPFYLFTNLKAAKNLLEFRYGTLDRAKDRAAQLDCAGACYPVATLNGAEACDLWQHASIQFQPSTGVAYGIAHYVKISGDTDFLYGDGAEMLVQISRFLLSRGAWNQDKSGFGFYAVMGPDEFHMMVSNNCYTNIMAKKTFEYTLDTLAHMRERFPDRYETLVMKTDLREAELYELSRCAEKMIVPYHAETKLFEQHEGYFTLPHIAVNSIPVEDFPLYYHWSYDRIYRTDMIKQPDVLMFLFLYGSEFPADVKRANYEFYEPRTIHESSLSPSIHSILAAELGKRAEAFKFFEFATRMDLDNYNRNTGEGLHTTSIAAAWMNIVYGFGGLRSDGDVLSCAPFVPSGWTEYEFGIVYRGAKLRFSVTREDLFLTVSCGDTALCAGSFSVPAEPVPVEIYGTRYDLLPGAVRISVPCGGRQ from the coding sequence ATGGGAAAAATAGCAGACAGATATTTCAAATTGGATCCGTGGAAAATTATTGAAGAAGGTTGGAGTGCAGCCCGCAATCTCGTTTCCGAGTCGGTTTTTTCGCTCGGGAACGAATACATGGGTGTCCGCGGATATTTTGAAGAAAGCACGACGGCTCCGTCCCTGCAAGGCAGTTATTTTAACGGCGTTTACGAAGAAGCGCCCGTGAAGGATACGGCGTATAAGGGCATCATAACGAAGACCCATTTTATGGTGAACGCGGCGGACTGGCTGTACACGCGCATTTCGTATGAGGGCGAGCAATTCGATATGAACACGTCGACGGTCAAAAATTTCCGTCGGGTGCTCGATATGAAAGTCGGAACGCTGTCGCGCGAATTGGATTGGATTACGCGCGGAGGTAAAACGTTACACCTCTCTTTTTTACGCTTTCTCGATATGGAAGAATCCGAACAGGGGTTTCAGCGGATTGGGGTAACGCCGGCCGGCTGTTCCGGTACCGTGCGGATCGTCTGCGGAATCGATTTTAACGCGATTCACGCGGGGCGCAAAACCTGTTTCTGGACCGAAATCAGGCACGCCTTTTTTGATTCCGCGGCGGCCGTTCTTGCCCGAACGCTTACGACCGGGCAGCGCGTGTTTTCCGGTTTCAGTTGGTATTCCAACCGGGACGTCGCTGCGGAACCGCTGAACCGCGACAAATTTGCCGCGCTGGTTTTTGATGTTCCGCTGATCGACGGTGAAGAAAGTTTCATTGAAAAGAAAGTTCTGAACGTTGTTGAAAAAAATCCGGCTGCCAACGCCGAATCGGCCGATACCGCCGTGTGGGAAAGCTCCGTAAGCAAACTGAAAGAGCTGCGGAAACGCCTCTTTTCCGACGCGGCCGCGCAAACCGAACGGTGGTGGCGGCAGATGTGGGAAAACTTCGACATCAAAATCACCGGCGACGAACCGAATCAGCAAGGCATCCGTTTCTGCATTTTCCAGATGCAGCAGACGTATCACGGTCAGAATCCGGCGAACAATATCGGGGCAAAAGGTTTAACCGGTGAAGCGTACAACGGACACGCGTTCTGGGATACGGAAACGTGCTGTTTGCCGTTTTATCTGTTTACGAATCTGAAAGCGGCAAAAAATCTGCTTGAATTCCGCTACGGCACACTCGACCGGGCAAAAGACCGGGCCGCACAACTCGACTGTGCGGGTGCGTGTTATCCGGTTGCCACGCTGAACGGAGCGGAAGCGTGCGATTTGTGGCAACATGCCAGTATTCAGTTTCAGCCCAGTACGGGAGTTGCGTACGGTATAGCCCATTACGTAAAAATCAGCGGCGATACCGATTTTCTGTACGGCGACGGGGCGGAAATGCTCGTTCAGATAAGCCGTTTTCTGCTTTCACGCGGCGCTTGGAATCAGGATAAAAGCGGTTTCGGTTTTTATGCGGTGATGGGGCCGGACGAATTTCACATGATGGTCAGCAATAATTGCTATACGAATATTATGGCAAAAAAAACGTTCGAGTACACGCTGGATACGCTTGCGCATATGCGGGAACGGTTTCCCGATCGATACGAAACGCTGGTTATGAAAACGGATTTGCGGGAAGCGGAACTGTACGAGCTTTCACGGTGTGCGGAGAAGATGATCGTTCCGTATCATGCCGAAACGAAACTGTTCGAGCAGCACGAAGGGTATTTTACGCTGCCGCATATCGCCGTCAATTCGATTCCGGTGGAAGATTTTCCGCTGTATTATCACTGGTCGTACGACCGCATTTACCGTACTGATATGATAAAACAGCCGGACGTTCTGATGTTTCTGTTTTTGTACGGCAGTGAATTTCCTGCGGACGTAAAGCGGGCAAACTACGAGTTTTATGAACCGCGGACGATTCACGAATCGTCTTTGTCGCCGTCCATTCACTCGATTTTGGCCGCCGAGTTGGGAAAACGTGCGGAGGCGTTCAAATTTTTTGAATTCGCAACCCGCATGGATTTGGACAATTACAACCGGAATACGGGTGAAGGTCTGCATACGACGAGTATCGCCGCCGCCTGGATGAACATCGTGTACGGCTTCGGCGGACTGCGCAGCGACGGCGACGTATTGTCGTGCGCGCCGTTCGTTCCGTCAGGATGGACCGAATACGAGTTCGGAATCGTGTACCGCGGTGCAAAACTCCGTTTTTCCGTTACGCGGGAAGACCTGTTTTTGACGGTATCCTGCGGCGACACCGCGTTGTGCGCCGGCAGTTTTTCCGTGCCGGCGGAGCCGGTTCCCGTTGAAATCTACGGCACGCGGTACGATTTGCTGCCGGGAGCCGTACGGATTTCCGTTCCCTGCGGAGGCCGGCAATGA
- a CDS encoding glycosyl hydrolase family 65 protein codes for MKLEREWLASDTGTGENDILLNGNRMLTGNGYMGYRGTVEEAVAADMPATIVNGVYDKNGDKWREPVCIPNALSIRLETASGRSLSLRSESLFRHSQSLDFRYGIFRRHTEWRFDGNTAPGERGFVRVESERFVSMTNAHLLCERYLVTTDMELNGERLIDGNVRDINGPHLESFVCSCDTARRALILTAETMEKKLSVAVVSASAWDTAPAKNFFSGKVERFTIQGTPICGSTYCLYVFAGVSAGEKTAEAALAAASSAAFSAEFAGGGGHSADAHTAGGDSASGGHVPSGEYVPSGACVSFAAERYMTELNAHRAEWDSIWERGDVEITGDEFARRALRYNLYHLQIIAPRFAAPGSRDVSGGLSVPARGLSGQTYKGAIFWDTEMFISPYFLYTEPEMVKRFIRYRVETLDGARRKAAEYGYSGAFYAWESQETGDDACSLHNVTDVFTGRPMRTYFRDKQIHISGAVVHAVREYLAATGDFDILRDGALEMVLECARFYLSRIHYSPLKKRYEVLDVTGPDEYHERVNNDAYTNRIVKDVFDTAEFCIAEAKVRAPETLASVMDKIRFTDELPLMRAASADLYVPAPGADGIIEQFDGYFQLENCSLQDVRSRLLDPKEYWGGANGVASETQIIKQADVILLQTVFPDEYTEAQKRVNFAYYEPRTEHGSSLSPCVYALLACAVGDTDWAYPFFLKTAEIDITGESKQFAGLVYIGGTHPAANGGAWLSAVRGFCGFSVTNGEIRVAPRLPPSWEEISFSAVVRGAAYRISITKDGYTICKK; via the coding sequence ATGAAACTGGAACGGGAATGGCTTGCTTCCGATACGGGAACCGGTGAAAACGATATTCTGCTGAACGGAAATCGTATGCTTACCGGCAACGGATATATGGGATACCGCGGAACCGTTGAAGAAGCCGTAGCGGCGGATATGCCGGCGACGATCGTCAACGGAGTGTACGATAAAAACGGCGACAAATGGCGCGAACCGGTCTGCATACCGAACGCATTGTCTATCCGGCTGGAAACGGCGTCGGGAAGATCGCTGTCGCTGCGCAGTGAATCGCTTTTTCGGCATTCCCAAAGCCTCGATTTTCGCTACGGAATTTTCCGGCGGCATACGGAATGGCGTTTCGACGGAAATACCGCTCCCGGCGAGCGCGGATTCGTCCGCGTTGAATCCGAACGGTTCGTCAGTATGACGAACGCGCATTTATTGTGCGAACGGTATCTTGTTACGACGGATATGGAACTCAACGGCGAACGGCTGATAGACGGCAACGTGCGCGATATAAACGGGCCGCATTTGGAAAGTTTCGTTTGTTCCTGTGACACCGCGCGCCGCGCGTTGATTTTAACTGCGGAAACGATGGAAAAGAAACTGTCCGTAGCGGTAGTTTCCGCGTCGGCGTGGGACACGGCTCCCGCGAAAAATTTTTTTAGCGGAAAGGTTGAACGTTTTACCATTCAAGGAACGCCGATCTGCGGCAGTACGTACTGCCTGTACGTGTTCGCAGGTGTTTCCGCCGGAGAAAAAACGGCGGAAGCTGCGCTTGCGGCGGCCTCAAGTGCGGCGTTTTCCGCGGAATTCGCCGGCGGCGGCGGGCATAGTGCCGATGCGCATACTGCCGGCGGCGATTCTGCCAGCGGCGGGCACGTTCCCTCCGGTGAATACGTTCCTTCCGGTGCGTGCGTATCTTTCGCGGCCGAACGCTATATGACCGAGCTGAACGCCCACCGTGCCGAATGGGACTCAATTTGGGAGCGGGGAGACGTGGAAATAACCGGCGACGAATTCGCCCGCCGCGCGCTCCGCTACAATCTGTATCATTTGCAGATTATTGCGCCGCGCTTTGCGGCTCCCGGCAGCCGAGACGTTTCCGGCGGACTTTCCGTTCCGGCGCGCGGTCTTTCGGGTCAGACGTACAAAGGGGCGATATTCTGGGATACGGAAATGTTTATAAGTCCGTATTTCCTGTATACGGAACCGGAAATGGTAAAACGGTTCATCAGATATCGTGTCGAAACGCTCGACGGCGCGCGGCGCAAAGCTGCCGAATACGGGTATAGCGGCGCGTTTTACGCGTGGGAAAGTCAGGAAACCGGAGACGACGCCTGTTCGCTGCATAACGTAACCGACGTGTTTACCGGTCGTCCGATGCGCACGTATTTCCGGGATAAACAGATACATATCAGCGGCGCGGTCGTTCACGCGGTTCGCGAATACCTTGCGGCGACGGGCGACTTTGATATTCTGCGCGACGGTGCGCTGGAAATGGTCTTGGAGTGCGCGCGGTTTTATCTGTCGCGGATACACTATTCGCCGCTGAAAAAGCGGTACGAAGTGCTCGACGTAACCGGGCCGGACGAATATCACGAACGCGTGAACAACGATGCGTACACCAATCGGATCGTGAAAGACGTGTTCGATACCGCGGAATTCTGCATCGCGGAGGCAAAGGTCAGAGCGCCGGAAACGCTTGCTTCCGTTATGGACAAGATTCGCTTTACCGACGAATTGCCGCTGATGCGCGCAGCGTCGGCCGATCTGTACGTTCCCGCGCCCGGTGCGGACGGTATTATCGAACAATTCGACGGTTATTTTCAGCTGGAAAACTGTTCGCTGCAGGACGTCCGTTCGCGGCTGCTCGATCCGAAAGAATATTGGGGCGGTGCGAACGGCGTCGCTTCGGAAACGCAGATTATAAAGCAGGCGGACGTGATTCTGCTGCAGACGGTGTTTCCGGACGAATATACCGAAGCGCAGAAGCGCGTAAATTTTGCGTATTACGAACCGCGGACGGAACACGGCTCGAGTCTCAGTCCGTGCGTGTACGCGCTGCTTGCCTGCGCGGTCGGCGACACGGATTGGGCGTATCCGTTTTTTCTGAAAACGGCGGAGATCGATATCACCGGCGAATCGAAACAGTTCGCCGGGCTCGTGTATATCGGCGGCACGCATCCGGCGGCGAACGGCGGCGCATGGCTTTCGGCGGTACGCGGATTCTGCGGCTTTTCGGTTACAAACGGTGAGATCAGGGTTGCACCGCGGCTGCCGCCGTCGTGGGAAGAAATTTCATTCTCTGCGGTGGTACGCGGCGCGGCGTACCGAATTTCGATTACAAAGGACGGTTATACGATATGCAAAAAATAA
- the pgmB gene encoding beta-phosphoglucomutase, translating into MQKIKAALFDLDGVLVDTAKYHYAAWKRLAQSLGFDFTEKDNERLKGVSRTESLEILLSIGGIHADAVRKAELAARKNAWYVEYLNELDESALLDGAAAYLRYLRNGGVKTALGSASKNAPLILERLRIAPLFDAVVDGNSVEKAKPDPEVFLKGAAALETEPADCAVFEDSLAGIQAAKAGGMYAVAVGSPENLPGADRYIRCLQDMLPR; encoded by the coding sequence ATGCAAAAAATAAAAGCGGCGTTGTTTGATTTGGACGGAGTGCTGGTGGATACGGCAAAATACCATTACGCGGCATGGAAACGGCTGGCGCAGTCGCTCGGTTTCGATTTTACGGAGAAAGACAACGAACGGCTGAAAGGCGTCAGCCGCACGGAGTCGCTGGAAATTCTGCTTTCGATAGGCGGTATTCATGCGGACGCCGTCCGAAAAGCGGAATTGGCTGCCCGCAAAAACGCTTGGTACGTTGAATATTTGAATGAACTCGACGAATCGGCGCTGCTCGACGGTGCGGCGGCCTATTTGCGTTATCTGCGGAACGGCGGTGTAAAAACCGCGCTCGGTTCGGCCAGTAAAAACGCTCCGCTCATTCTGGAGCGGCTGCGTATTGCGCCGCTGTTCGACGCCGTCGTCGACGGCAATTCCGTTGAAAAGGCCAAACCTGACCCCGAAGTGTTTCTTAAAGGCGCCGCCGCGCTGGAAACCGAACCGGCGGACTGCGCGGTGTTTGAAGATTCTCTGGCGGGAATTCAGGCGGCGAAAGCCGGCGGCATGTACGCGGTAGCGGTCGGATCGCCTGAAAATCTTCCCGGCGCGGATCGGTATATCCGCTGCTTGCAGGATATGCTGCCCCGCTGA